In Chlorocebus sabaeus isolate Y175 chromosome 11, mChlSab1.0.hap1, whole genome shotgun sequence, one DNA window encodes the following:
- the GNB3 gene encoding guanine nucleotide-binding protein G(I)/G(S)/G(T) subunit beta-3, translating into MGEMEQLRQEAEQLKKQIADARKACADVTLAELVSGLEVVGRVQMRTRRTLRGHLAKIYAMHWATDSKLLVSASQDGKLIVWDSYTTNKVHAIPLRSSWVMTCAYAPSGNFVACGGLDNMCSIYNLKSREGNVKVSRELSAHTGYLSCCRFLDDNNIVTSSGDTTCALWDIETGQQKTVFVGHTGDCMSLAVSPDFNLFISGACDASAKLWDVREGTCRQTFTGHESDINAICFFPNGEAICTGSDDASCRLFDLRADQELICFSHESIICGITSVAFSLSGRLLFAGYDDFNCNVWDSMKSERVGILSGHDNRVSCLGVTADGMAVATGSWDSFLKIWN; encoded by the exons CTGGTGTCTGGCCTAGAGGTGGTGGGACGAGTCCAGATGCGGACGCGGCGGACATTAAGGGGGCACCTGGCCAAGATCTATGCCATGCACTGGGCCACTGACTCCAA GCTGCTGGTAAGTGCCTCGCAAGATGGGAAGCTGATCGTGTGGGACAGCTACACCACCAACAAG gtgcatgccatccCACTGCGCTCCTCCTGGGTGATGACCTGTGCCTATGCCCCATCAGGGAACTTTGTGGCATGTGGGGGGCTGGACAACATGTGTTCTATCTACAACCTCAAATCCCGTGAGGGCAATGTCAAGGTCAGCCGGGAGCTTTCTGCTCACACAG GTTATCTCTCCTGCTGCCGCTTCCTGGATGACAACAATATTGTGACCAGCTCGGGGGACACCACGTG TGCCTTGTGGGACATTGAGACTGGGCAGCAGAAGACTGTATTTGTGGGACACACGGGTGACTGCATGAGCCTGGCTGTGTCTCCTGACTTCAATCTCTTCATTTCGGGGGCCTGTGATGCCAGCGCCAAGCTCTGGGATGTGCGAGAGGGGACCTGCCGTCAGACTTTCACTGGCCACGAGTCGGACATCAACGCCATCTGT TTCTTCCCCAATGGAGAGGCCATCTGTACGGGCTCGGATGATGCTTCCTGCCGCTTGTTTGACCTGCGGGCAGACCAGGAGCTGATCTGCTTCTCCCATGAGAGCATCATCTGCGGCATCACGTCCGTGGCCTTCTCCCTCAGTGGCCGCCTGCTGTTCGCTGGCTACGACGACTTCAACTGCAATGTCTGGGACTCCATGAAGTCCGAGCGTGTGG GCATCCTCTCTGGCCACGACAACAGGGTCAGCTGCCTGGGAGTCACAGCTGATGGGATGGCTGTGGCCACAGGTTCCTGGGACAGCTTCCTCAAAATCTGGAACTGA
- the CDCA3 gene encoding cell division cycle-associated protein 3 isoform X2 yields the protein MIDVLPDQQLPLARGGSYVEGLWIYVGSANRVRAGGVAGSLKLVTSGVEPRAVVHPEVELEPAKSVPVTPARPPPHNKHLARVADPRSPSAGILRTPIQVESSPQPGLPAGEQLEGLKHAQDSDPRSPTLGIARTPMKTSSGEPVLPPEAPLSSELDLPLGTQLSAEEQMPPWNQTEFPSKQVFSKEEARQPTETPVASQSSDKPSRDPETPRSSGSMRNRWKPNSSKVLGRSPLTILQDDNSPGTLTLRQGKRPSPLSENVSELKEGAILGTGRPLKTGGRTWEQGQDHDKENQHFPLVES from the exons ATGATAGACGTTCTCCCAGACCAACAGCTTCCTTTGGCTCGAGGCGGGTCTTACGTGGAGGGCCTATGGATCTACGTCGGCTCAGCCAATAGGGTCAGGGCAGGGGGCGTGGCGGGAAGTTTGAAACTGGTAACTTCGGGAGTTGAGCCACGAGCTGTTGTGCACCCAGAGGTGGAATTGGAGCCCG CCAAGAGCGTCCCAGTTACACCAGCGCGGCCTCCGCCGCACAACAAGCATCTGGCTCGAGTGGCGGACCCCCGTTCACCTAGTGCTGGCATCCTGCGCACTCCCATCCAG GTGGAGAGCTCTCCACAGCCAGGCCTACCAGCAGGGGAGCAACTGGAGGGTCTTAAACATGCCCAGGACTCAGATCCCCGCTCTCCTACTCTTGGTATTGCTCGGACACCTATGAAGACCAGCAGTGGAG AGCCTGTTCTGCCCCCGGAGGCACCTTTATCTTCTGAATTGGACTTGCCTCTGGGTACCCAGTTATCTGCTGAGGAACAGATGCCACCTTGGAACCAGACTGAGTTCCCCTCCAAACAGGTGTTTTCCAAGGAGGAAGCCAGACAGCCCACAGAAACCCCTGTGGCCAGCCAGAGCTCCGACAAGCCCTCAAGGGACCCTGAGACTCCCAGATCTTCAG GTTCTATGCGCAATAGATGGAAACCAAACAGCAGCAAGGTACTAGGGAGATCCCCCCTCACCATCCTGCAGGATGACAACTCCCCTGGCACCCTGACACTACGACAG GGTAAGCGGCCTTCACCCCTAAGTGAAAATGTTAGTGAACTAAAGGAAGGAGCCATTCTTGGAACTGGACGACCTCTGAAAACTGGAGGACGAACATGGGAACAAGGCCAGGACCATGACAAGGAAAATCAGCACTTTCCCTTGGTGGAGAGCTAG
- the CDCA3 gene encoding cell division cycle-associated protein 3 isoform X1, which translates to MIDVLPDQQLPLARGGSYVEGLWIYVGSANRVRAGGVAGSLKLVTSGVEPRAVVHPEVELEPAKSVPVTPARPPPHNKHLARVADPRSPSAGILRTPIQVESSPQPGLPAGEQLEGLKHAQDSDPRSPTLGIARTPMKTSSGDAPSPLVKQLSEVFETEDSKSNLPPEPVLPPEAPLSSELDLPLGTQLSAEEQMPPWNQTEFPSKQVFSKEEARQPTETPVASQSSDKPSRDPETPRSSGSMRNRWKPNSSKVLGRSPLTILQDDNSPGTLTLRQGKRPSPLSENVSELKEGAILGTGRPLKTGGRTWEQGQDHDKENQHFPLVES; encoded by the exons ATGATAGACGTTCTCCCAGACCAACAGCTTCCTTTGGCTCGAGGCGGGTCTTACGTGGAGGGCCTATGGATCTACGTCGGCTCAGCCAATAGGGTCAGGGCAGGGGGCGTGGCGGGAAGTTTGAAACTGGTAACTTCGGGAGTTGAGCCACGAGCTGTTGTGCACCCAGAGGTGGAATTGGAGCCCG CCAAGAGCGTCCCAGTTACACCAGCGCGGCCTCCGCCGCACAACAAGCATCTGGCTCGAGTGGCGGACCCCCGTTCACCTAGTGCTGGCATCCTGCGCACTCCCATCCAG GTGGAGAGCTCTCCACAGCCAGGCCTACCAGCAGGGGAGCAACTGGAGGGTCTTAAACATGCCCAGGACTCAGATCCCCGCTCTCCTACTCTTGGTATTGCTCGGACACCTATGAAGACCAGCAGTGGAG ACGCTCCAAGCCCACTGGTGAAACAGCTGAGTGAAGTATTTGAAACTGAAGACTCTAAATCAAATCTTCCCCCAGAGCCTGTTCTGCCCCCGGAGGCACCTTTATCTTCTGAATTGGACTTGCCTCTGGGTACCCAGTTATCTGCTGAGGAACAGATGCCACCTTGGAACCAGACTGAGTTCCCCTCCAAACAGGTGTTTTCCAAGGAGGAAGCCAGACAGCCCACAGAAACCCCTGTGGCCAGCCAGAGCTCCGACAAGCCCTCAAGGGACCCTGAGACTCCCAGATCTTCAG GTTCTATGCGCAATAGATGGAAACCAAACAGCAGCAAGGTACTAGGGAGATCCCCCCTCACCATCCTGCAGGATGACAACTCCCCTGGCACCCTGACACTACGACAG GGTAAGCGGCCTTCACCCCTAAGTGAAAATGTTAGTGAACTAAAGGAAGGAGCCATTCTTGGAACTGGACGACCTCTGAAAACTGGAGGACGAACATGGGAACAAGGCCAGGACCATGACAAGGAAAATCAGCACTTTCCCTTGGTGGAGAGCTAG
- the CDCA3 gene encoding cell division cycle-associated protein 3 isoform X4, giving the protein MGSAKSVPVTPARPPPHNKHLARVADPRSPSAGILRTPIQVESSPQPGLPAGEQLEGLKHAQDSDPRSPTLGIARTPMKTSSGEPVLPPEAPLSSELDLPLGTQLSAEEQMPPWNQTEFPSKQVFSKEEARQPTETPVASQSSDKPSRDPETPRSSGSMRNRWKPNSSKVLGRSPLTILQDDNSPGTLTLRQGKRPSPLSENVSELKEGAILGTGRPLKTGGRTWEQGQDHDKENQHFPLVES; this is encoded by the exons ATGGGCTCAGCCAAGAGCGTCCCAGTTACACCAGCGCGGCCTCCGCCGCACAACAAGCATCTGGCTCGAGTGGCGGACCCCCGTTCACCTAGTGCTGGCATCCTGCGCACTCCCATCCAG GTGGAGAGCTCTCCACAGCCAGGCCTACCAGCAGGGGAGCAACTGGAGGGTCTTAAACATGCCCAGGACTCAGATCCCCGCTCTCCTACTCTTGGTATTGCTCGGACACCTATGAAGACCAGCAGTGGAG AGCCTGTTCTGCCCCCGGAGGCACCTTTATCTTCTGAATTGGACTTGCCTCTGGGTACCCAGTTATCTGCTGAGGAACAGATGCCACCTTGGAACCAGACTGAGTTCCCCTCCAAACAGGTGTTTTCCAAGGAGGAAGCCAGACAGCCCACAGAAACCCCTGTGGCCAGCCAGAGCTCCGACAAGCCCTCAAGGGACCCTGAGACTCCCAGATCTTCAG GTTCTATGCGCAATAGATGGAAACCAAACAGCAGCAAGGTACTAGGGAGATCCCCCCTCACCATCCTGCAGGATGACAACTCCCCTGGCACCCTGACACTACGACAG GGTAAGCGGCCTTCACCCCTAAGTGAAAATGTTAGTGAACTAAAGGAAGGAGCCATTCTTGGAACTGGACGACCTCTGAAAACTGGAGGACGAACATGGGAACAAGGCCAGGACCATGACAAGGAAAATCAGCACTTTCCCTTGGTGGAGAGCTAG
- the CDCA3 gene encoding cell division cycle-associated protein 3 isoform X3, which produces MGSAKSVPVTPARPPPHNKHLARVADPRSPSAGILRTPIQVESSPQPGLPAGEQLEGLKHAQDSDPRSPTLGIARTPMKTSSGDAPSPLVKQLSEVFETEDSKSNLPPEPVLPPEAPLSSELDLPLGTQLSAEEQMPPWNQTEFPSKQVFSKEEARQPTETPVASQSSDKPSRDPETPRSSGSMRNRWKPNSSKVLGRSPLTILQDDNSPGTLTLRQGKRPSPLSENVSELKEGAILGTGRPLKTGGRTWEQGQDHDKENQHFPLVES; this is translated from the exons ATGGGCTCAGCCAAGAGCGTCCCAGTTACACCAGCGCGGCCTCCGCCGCACAACAAGCATCTGGCTCGAGTGGCGGACCCCCGTTCACCTAGTGCTGGCATCCTGCGCACTCCCATCCAG GTGGAGAGCTCTCCACAGCCAGGCCTACCAGCAGGGGAGCAACTGGAGGGTCTTAAACATGCCCAGGACTCAGATCCCCGCTCTCCTACTCTTGGTATTGCTCGGACACCTATGAAGACCAGCAGTGGAG ACGCTCCAAGCCCACTGGTGAAACAGCTGAGTGAAGTATTTGAAACTGAAGACTCTAAATCAAATCTTCCCCCAGAGCCTGTTCTGCCCCCGGAGGCACCTTTATCTTCTGAATTGGACTTGCCTCTGGGTACCCAGTTATCTGCTGAGGAACAGATGCCACCTTGGAACCAGACTGAGTTCCCCTCCAAACAGGTGTTTTCCAAGGAGGAAGCCAGACAGCCCACAGAAACCCCTGTGGCCAGCCAGAGCTCCGACAAGCCCTCAAGGGACCCTGAGACTCCCAGATCTTCAG GTTCTATGCGCAATAGATGGAAACCAAACAGCAGCAAGGTACTAGGGAGATCCCCCCTCACCATCCTGCAGGATGACAACTCCCCTGGCACCCTGACACTACGACAG GGTAAGCGGCCTTCACCCCTAAGTGAAAATGTTAGTGAACTAAAGGAAGGAGCCATTCTTGGAACTGGACGACCTCTGAAAACTGGAGGACGAACATGGGAACAAGGCCAGGACCATGACAAGGAAAATCAGCACTTTCCCTTGGTGGAGAGCTAG
- the CDCA3 gene encoding cell division cycle-associated protein 3 isoform X6, with amino-acid sequence MIDVLPDQQLPLARGGSYVEGLWIYVGSANRVRAGGVAGSLKLVTSGVEPRAVVHPEVELEPAKSVPVTPARPPPHNKHLARVADPRSPSAGILRTPIQVESSPQPGLPAGEQLEGLKHAQDSDPRSPTLGIARTPMKTSSGEPVLPPEAPLSSELDLPLGTQLSAEEQMPPWNQTEFPSKQVFSKEEARQPTETPVASQSSDKPSRDPETPRSSG; translated from the exons ATGATAGACGTTCTCCCAGACCAACAGCTTCCTTTGGCTCGAGGCGGGTCTTACGTGGAGGGCCTATGGATCTACGTCGGCTCAGCCAATAGGGTCAGGGCAGGGGGCGTGGCGGGAAGTTTGAAACTGGTAACTTCGGGAGTTGAGCCACGAGCTGTTGTGCACCCAGAGGTGGAATTGGAGCCCG CCAAGAGCGTCCCAGTTACACCAGCGCGGCCTCCGCCGCACAACAAGCATCTGGCTCGAGTGGCGGACCCCCGTTCACCTAGTGCTGGCATCCTGCGCACTCCCATCCAG GTGGAGAGCTCTCCACAGCCAGGCCTACCAGCAGGGGAGCAACTGGAGGGTCTTAAACATGCCCAGGACTCAGATCCCCGCTCTCCTACTCTTGGTATTGCTCGGACACCTATGAAGACCAGCAGTGGAG AGCCTGTTCTGCCCCCGGAGGCACCTTTATCTTCTGAATTGGACTTGCCTCTGGGTACCCAGTTATCTGCTGAGGAACAGATGCCACCTTGGAACCAGACTGAGTTCCCCTCCAAACAGGTGTTTTCCAAGGAGGAAGCCAGACAGCCCACAGAAACCCCTGTGGCCAGCCAGAGCTCCGACAAGCCCTCAAGGGACCCTGAGACTCCCAGATCTTCAG GGTAA
- the CDCA3 gene encoding cell division cycle-associated protein 3 isoform X5: MIDVLPDQQLPLARGGSYVEGLWIYVGSANRVRAGGVAGSLKLVTSGVEPRAVVHPEVELEPAKSVPVTPARPPPHNKHLARVADPRSPSAGILRTPIQVESSPQPGLPAGEQLEGLKHAQDSDPRSPTLGIARTPMKTSSGDAPSPLVKQLSEVFETEDSKSNLPPEPVLPPEAPLSSELDLPLGTQLSAEEQMPPWNQTEFPSKQVFSKEEARQPTETPVASQSSDKPSRDPETPRSSG, encoded by the exons ATGATAGACGTTCTCCCAGACCAACAGCTTCCTTTGGCTCGAGGCGGGTCTTACGTGGAGGGCCTATGGATCTACGTCGGCTCAGCCAATAGGGTCAGGGCAGGGGGCGTGGCGGGAAGTTTGAAACTGGTAACTTCGGGAGTTGAGCCACGAGCTGTTGTGCACCCAGAGGTGGAATTGGAGCCCG CCAAGAGCGTCCCAGTTACACCAGCGCGGCCTCCGCCGCACAACAAGCATCTGGCTCGAGTGGCGGACCCCCGTTCACCTAGTGCTGGCATCCTGCGCACTCCCATCCAG GTGGAGAGCTCTCCACAGCCAGGCCTACCAGCAGGGGAGCAACTGGAGGGTCTTAAACATGCCCAGGACTCAGATCCCCGCTCTCCTACTCTTGGTATTGCTCGGACACCTATGAAGACCAGCAGTGGAG ACGCTCCAAGCCCACTGGTGAAACAGCTGAGTGAAGTATTTGAAACTGAAGACTCTAAATCAAATCTTCCCCCAGAGCCTGTTCTGCCCCCGGAGGCACCTTTATCTTCTGAATTGGACTTGCCTCTGGGTACCCAGTTATCTGCTGAGGAACAGATGCCACCTTGGAACCAGACTGAGTTCCCCTCCAAACAGGTGTTTTCCAAGGAGGAAGCCAGACAGCCCACAGAAACCCCTGTGGCCAGCCAGAGCTCCGACAAGCCCTCAAGGGACCCTGAGACTCCCAGATCTTCAG GGTAA
- the CDCA3 gene encoding cell division cycle-associated protein 3 isoform X7: MGSAKSVPVTPARPPPHNKHLARVADPRSPSAGILRTPIQVESSPQPGLPAGEQLEGLKHAQDSDPRSPTLGIARTPMKTSSGDAPSPLVKQLSEVFETEDSKSNLPPEPVLPPEAPLSSELDLPLGTQLSAEEQMPPWNQTEFPSKQVFSKEEARQPTETPVASQSSDKPSRDPETPRSSG; encoded by the exons ATGGGCTCAGCCAAGAGCGTCCCAGTTACACCAGCGCGGCCTCCGCCGCACAACAAGCATCTGGCTCGAGTGGCGGACCCCCGTTCACCTAGTGCTGGCATCCTGCGCACTCCCATCCAG GTGGAGAGCTCTCCACAGCCAGGCCTACCAGCAGGGGAGCAACTGGAGGGTCTTAAACATGCCCAGGACTCAGATCCCCGCTCTCCTACTCTTGGTATTGCTCGGACACCTATGAAGACCAGCAGTGGAG ACGCTCCAAGCCCACTGGTGAAACAGCTGAGTGAAGTATTTGAAACTGAAGACTCTAAATCAAATCTTCCCCCAGAGCCTGTTCTGCCCCCGGAGGCACCTTTATCTTCTGAATTGGACTTGCCTCTGGGTACCCAGTTATCTGCTGAGGAACAGATGCCACCTTGGAACCAGACTGAGTTCCCCTCCAAACAGGTGTTTTCCAAGGAGGAAGCCAGACAGCCCACAGAAACCCCTGTGGCCAGCCAGAGCTCCGACAAGCCCTCAAGGGACCCTGAGACTCCCAGATCTTCAG GGTAA